Proteins encoded within one genomic window of Panicum virgatum strain AP13 chromosome 1N, P.virgatum_v5, whole genome shotgun sequence:
- the LOC120653379 gene encoding uncharacterized protein LOC120653379 — protein MDFGSKRRWGGSVPGHEVKKRKRDEINEQIMGNYFNDPPLYGDGLFRRRFRMRKSLFLRIVDEVSARNSYFVQKRNASGDKGFTPIHKCLVAMRMLAYGGSADGLDDTYAMAETTVIDTLFEFVETVIDLYEKEYLRPPRARELEVILRQNEARGFPGMIGSIYCMHWQWENCPSSWAGMYKGHKGKPTVILEAVATQDLRIWHAIFGLPGSHNDINVLQRSPIFDELASGRTPEVEYWVNGNPYTMGYYLADKIYPNWATFVKTVSAPASMKHKVFASIQESCRKDVERTFGVLRKKFKIIYNPARMWSHKKLNGIMRACVILHNMVIEDERDIYVNPEDTQGFEGADDPPVSQNRDVPAIDKLINTYNCIKSKETSTQLQQDLIEHIWGLYGASTGPFATR, from the exons ATGGATTTTGGTAGTAAACGGCGGTGGGGAGGATCTGTACCCGGGCATGAGGTCAAGAAGCGAAAAAGGGATGAGATAAATGAGCAAATCATGGGAAATTACTTCAACGACCCACCCTTGTATGGCGATGGTTTGTTTCGGCGAAG ATTTCGGATGCGTAAATCCCTATTTCTTCGCATTGTCGACGAAGTGTCAGCTAGGAACAGTTATTTCGTCCAGAAGAGGAATGCTTCAGGGGACAAAGGTTTTACACCAATTCACAAATGTTTAGTTGCCATGAGAATGTTGGCCTATGGGGGCAGTGCTGATGGTTTAGATGACACCTACGCAATGGCAGAGACCACTGTCATCGACACCCTTTTCGAATTTGTGGAGACCGTTATAGACCTATATGAGAAagaatacttgaggccacctAGGGCTAGGGAGCTGGAAGTAATTCTTAGGCAAAATGAGGCTAGAGGTTTTCCAGGCATGATCGGAAGTATATACTGCATGCATTGGCAATGGGAGAACTGTCCATCATCTTGGGCTGGTATGTACAAGGGACATAAGGGCAAACCAACGGTTATCCTTGAGGCAGTAGCTACTCAAGATCTGAGGATTTGGCATGCAATTTTTGGACTCCCAGGGTCTCACAATGATATAAATGTTCTACAACGTTCTCCTATATTTGATGAGCTTGCATCAGGGAGGACACCTGAAGTTGAGTATTGGGTAAATGGAAACCCATACACTATGGGATACTACTTGGCTGACAAGATTTATCCAAATTGGGCAACTTTTGTGAAGACGGTGAGCGCTCCAGCAAGCATGAAGCACAAGGTATTTGCTAGCATTCAAGAATCATGTAGGAAAGACGTGGAGAGAACTTTTGGAGTACTGCGAAAAAAATTCAAGATCATCTATAACCCAGCCCGGATGTGGAGCCACAAAAAACTGAATGGAATCATGCGTGCTTGTGTCATTCTGCACAACATGGTGATAGAAGACGAGCGTGATATTTACGTAAACCCAGAGGATACACAAGGATTTGAAGGGGCTGATGATCCACCTGTTAGCCAGAATAGAGATGTTCCAGCGATTGATAAGCTCATTAACACGTATAACTGCATCAAGAGCAAGGAAACGTCCACACAGCTGCAGCAGGACCTCATTGAACACATCTGGGGTCTTTACGGTGCTTCAACTGGACCTTTTGCAACAAGGTAG
- the LOC120655399 gene encoding uncharacterized protein LOC120655399, which produces MHDYFDDHLGAPSSRSVKAVQHRWLTIQKAVNKFCGHYSTIERLNESGKNEQNMIDDAAKLYEDTESWTFEHCWNILRHEPKWNDKMIEIEALGTGTRVNQRVPVDAAAEPMPGENADNTARPEGRDNGKKRKARACAQDSQSSAAIEVLSAMNARGQLKDDKEDTQMAQILERKDAKIQLQQNLIAMQ; this is translated from the exons ATGCATGACTACTTCGATGACCACCTTGGAGCACCTTCCAGTAGAAGTGTCAAAGCCGTCCAGCATCGTTGGTTGACTATACAAAAGGCGGTTAACAAATTCTGTGGACATTATTCAACAATTGAAAGGTTGAATGAGAGTGGAAAAAATGAGCAGAACATG ATTGATGATGCAGCTAAATTGTATGAGGACACAGAGTCATGGACATTTGAACACTGCTGGAACATACTGCGGCATGAACCGAAGTGGAATGATAAAATGATAGAAATCGAAGCCCTTGGTACTGGTACACGAGTGAATCAACGTGTGCCTGTTGATGCCGCTGCTGAACCGATGCCAGGTGAAAATGCAGACAATACGGCACGCCCCGAAGGTAGAGACAATGGAAAGAAGCGTAAGGCAAGGGCATGTGCTCAAGACTCCCAGTCCTCGGCTGCAATTGAGGTCCTCTCTGCTATGAATGCACGAGGGCAATTGAAGGATGATAAAGAAGACACACAAATGGCTCAAATTCTTGAGAGGAAGGATGCTAAGATTCAGCTGCAGCAAAATTTGATTGCAATGCAGTGA
- the LOC120655397 gene encoding 7-deoxyloganetin glucosyltransferase-like, translated as MARPHVVVVPYPGAGNINPALQVAKLLHRHGAYVTFVNTEHNHRLVQDTEGAGAVRGREGFRFEAIPDGLSEADRGKQGYGTELAASITASCAAPFRALVARLDGGGEPGVPRVTCVLATMLMTFALDVAREMGVPTVAFWTGSAASLMADMRLRDLRARGYLPLKGNHQCKPLLISPCTDTDRSAGHADERYLTNGYLETTVIDWIPGMPPMSLGSFSSFLRTTDPDDFCLRLIEAETNSCAKAGALILNTFDALEADVLAALRAEYPRIYTIGPLGSLLRRGAATDTAAEDSTDDGGSTGLSLWKQDSECLAWLDTQEPRSVVYANFGSNTVLSPEQLAEFAWGLAASGHPFLWSIRDDLVRGTGSSLAALPAAFAAAGRCRVSAWCPQEQVLRHPAVGGFLTHSGWNSMCESMAAGVPMACWPGFADQYTNCRYACEAWGVGVRVDAEVRREQVAERVREMMASEEMRRNAARRKAEAAAGTGPGGSSYENLLAMVRALSSPSSSSQA; from the coding sequence ATGGCGAGGCCGCACGTCGTGGTGGTGCCGTACCCGGGCGCCGGCAACATCAACCCGGCGCTGCAGGTCGCCAAGCTGCTGCACCGCCACGGCGCCTACGTCACCTTCGTCAACACTGAGCACAACCACCGGCTCGTGCAGGACAcggagggcgccggcgccgtgcggGGCCGCGAGGGGTTCCGCTTCGAGGCCATCCCGGACGGGCTGTCCGAGGCCGACCGCGGCAAGCAGGGCTACGGCACCGAACTCGCCGCGTCCATCACCGCCTCCTGCGCGGCGCCCTTCCGGGCCCTCGTCGCgaggctcgacggcggcggcgagcccggcGTGCCGCGGGTCACGTGCGTGCTGGCCACGATGCTGATGACCTTCGCGCTCGACGTGGCGCGGGAGATGGGCGTCCCGACCGTCGCGTTCTGGACCGGCAGCGCCGCCTCGCTCATGGCCGACATGAGGCTCCGCGACCTCAGGGCGAGAGGCTACCTGCCCCTCAAAGGTAATCACCAATGCAAACCTTTGCTGATTTCACCGTGCACAGACACTGATCGATCCGCCGGGCATGCAGATGAGAGGTACTTGACCAACGGCTACCTCGAGACGACGGTCATCGACTGGATCCCCGGCATGCCGCCGATGAGCCTTGGCAGCTTCTCCAGCTTCCTCCGCACCACCGACCCGGACGACTTCTGCCTCCGGCTCATAGAGGCGGAGACCAACAGCTGCGCCAAGGCCGGCGCGCTCATCCTCAACACCTTCGACGCCCTTGAGGCCGAcgtcctcgccgcgctccgcgcCGAGTACCCGCGCATCTACACCATCGGTCCCCTGGGCTCCCTGCTCCGGCGTGGCGCCGCCACCGACACCGCCGCCGAAGACTCCACTGATGATGGCGGTTCGACCGGGCTGAGCCTGTGGAAGCAGGACTCCGAGTGCCTGGCGTGGCTGGACACGCAGGAGCCGCGCTCCGTCGTGTACGCCAACTTCGGCAGCAACACGGTGCTGTCGCCGGAGCAGCTGGCCGAGTTCGCGTGGGGCCTCGCCGCAAGCGGCCACCCGTTCCTGTGGTCCATCAGGGACGACCTCGTCCGCGGCACCGGCAGCAGCCTGGCCGCGCTGCCCGCAGcgttcgcggcggcggggcggtgccGCGTGTCGGCGTGGTGCCCGCAGGAGCAGGTGCTGCGGCACCCGGCCGTGGGCGGCTTCCTGACGCACAGCGGGTGGAACTCGATGTGCGagagcatggccgccggcgtGCCGATGGCGTGCTGGCCGGGGTTCGCGGACCAGTACACCAACTGCCGGTACGCCTGCGAGGCGTGGGGCGTCGGCGTCCGGGTGGACGCGGAGGTCAGGAGGGAGCAGGTTGCCGAGCGCGTCAGGGAGATGATGGCCAGCGAGGAGATGCGGAGGAACGCGGCGAGGCGGAaggcggaagcggcggcgggcacAGGCCCCGGCGGGTCGTCGTACGAGAACCTGCTGGCGATGGTGAGAGCGCTCAGCAGCCCATCCAGTTCCTCCCAAGCCTAA